A section of the Acomys russatus chromosome 10, mAcoRus1.1, whole genome shotgun sequence genome encodes:
- the Rarres2 gene encoding retinoic acid receptor responder protein 2 isoform X2, whose protein sequence is MKWLLIALALWLGTASILGTELELSEIQRRGLQVALEEFHRHPPVQWAFQEIGVDSADDVIFSAGTFVRLEFKLQQTSCLKKDWKKPECKVKPNGRKRKCLACIKLDPKGKVLARLVHCPVLKQGSENLQEAQCSKIAQAGEDSRSFFFPGQFAFSRYPQPK, encoded by the exons ATGAAGTGGCTGCTGATCGCCCTGGCCCTGTGGCTGGGCACAGCGAGCATACTCGGGACAGAGCTGGAGCTCAGCGAGATACAGCGCAGAGGCCTGCAGGTGGCTCTGGAGGAGTTCCACAGACACCCACCTGTGCAGTGGGCCTTCCAAGAGATCGGCGTGGACAGCGCCGATGACGTG ATCTTCTCAGCTGGCACCTTTGTGAGGTTGGAATTTAAGCTCCAGCAGACCAGCTGCCTCAAGAAGGACTGGAAAAAACCCGAGTGCAAAGTCAAACCAAACGGG AGAAAGCGGAAATGCCTGGCCTGCATCAAACTGGACCCCAAGGGTAAAGTTCTAGCCCGGCTGGTCCACTGCCCAGTACTGAAGCAAGGGTCTGag AATCTTCAGGAGGCCCAGTGCAGTAAGATAGCACAGGCTGGCGAGGACTCCCGCAGCTTCTTCTTCCCAGGACAGTTTGCCTTCTCCAGGTACCCGCAACCCAAATAG
- the Rarres2 gene encoding retinoic acid receptor responder protein 2 isoform X1, whose product MKWLLIALALWLGTASILGTELELSEIQRRGLQVALEEFHRHPPVQWAFQEIGVDSADDVIFSAGTFVRLEFKLQQTSCLKKDWKKPECKVKPNGRKRKCLACIKLDPKGKVLARLVHCPVLKQGSEQNLQEAQCSKIAQAGEDSRSFFFPGQFAFSRYPQPK is encoded by the exons ATGAAGTGGCTGCTGATCGCCCTGGCCCTGTGGCTGGGCACAGCGAGCATACTCGGGACAGAGCTGGAGCTCAGCGAGATACAGCGCAGAGGCCTGCAGGTGGCTCTGGAGGAGTTCCACAGACACCCACCTGTGCAGTGGGCCTTCCAAGAGATCGGCGTGGACAGCGCCGATGACGTG ATCTTCTCAGCTGGCACCTTTGTGAGGTTGGAATTTAAGCTCCAGCAGACCAGCTGCCTCAAGAAGGACTGGAAAAAACCCGAGTGCAAAGTCAAACCAAACGGG AGAAAGCGGAAATGCCTGGCCTGCATCAAACTGGACCCCAAGGGTAAAGTTCTAGCCCGGCTGGTCCACTGCCCAGTACTGAAGCAAGGGTCTGag CAGAATCTTCAGGAGGCCCAGTGCAGTAAGATAGCACAGGCTGGCGAGGACTCCCGCAGCTTCTTCTTCCCAGGACAGTTTGCCTTCTCCAGGTACCCGCAACCCAAATAG
- the Lrrc61 gene encoding leucine-rich repeat-containing protein 61: protein MEPLGEKPAEAGVLSITAQLLKSHSGEFALDSILLLKLRGLGLVDLGCLGECLNLEWLDLSGNALTHLGPLASLRQLAVLNVSNNRLTGLEPLAACENLQSLNAAGNLLATPGQLQCLAGLQSLEHLRLRDPLTRLSNPLCASPSYWAVVRELLPGLKVIDGERVSGQGSELYQLCRDLDSSLRPSSSPGPRAMEVQPWVEPGYWESWPLQSSSILEEACRQFQDTLQECLDLDRQASDILAQAQQALSPAETTSSFVF from the coding sequence ATGGAGCCTCTGGGAGAGAAGCCAGCAGAGGCCGGGGTGCTGAGCATCACAGCCCAGCTGCTGAAGTCCCACTCCGGAGAGTTTGCCCTGGATTCCATCCTGCTACTGAAACTTCGGGGTTTAGGGCTCGTGgacctgggttgtttgggggagtGCCTGAACCTTGAGTGGCTTGACCTATCAGGCAACGCGCTCACCCACCTGGGCCCACTGGCATCCCTGCGCCAGCTGGCCGTGCTCAACGTCTCCAATAATCGGCTGACGGGGCTGGAGCCACTGGCAGCCTGCGAAAACCTGCAGAGCCTCAATGCTGCTGGTAACCTGCTGGCCACTCCTGGCCAGCTGCAGTGTCTGGCTGGGCTGCAGAGCCTGGAGCACCTGAGACTCCGGGACCCTTTGACCCGCCTCAGCAACCCGCTTTGTGCCAGTCCCTCTTACTGGGCTGTGGTCCGAGAGCTGCTgcctggcctcaaagtcatagatGGGGAACGTGTGAGTGGGCAGGGCAGTGAGCTGTACCAGTTATGCCGAGACCTGGATAGTTCCTTGCGCCCCAGCTCCAGCCCAGGCCCCAGAGCCATGGAGGTGCAGCCGTGGGTGGAGCCTGGCTACTGGGAGTCTTGGCCCTTGCAGAGCAGCTCCATTCTGGAGGAGGCCTGCAGGCAGTTCCAGGACACACTGCAAGAATGCCTTGATCTGGACCGCCAGGCCAGTGACATCTTGGCCCAGGCCCAGCAGGCTCTCAGCCCTGCAGAAACCACCTCTTCCTTTGTCTTCTGA